Proteins co-encoded in one Montipora capricornis isolate CH-2021 chromosome 12, ASM3666992v2, whole genome shotgun sequence genomic window:
- the LOC138026503 gene encoding monocarboxylate transporter 10-like: protein MTISQLFCSTGPPHKRDSLWSWLVCACATITWISALGFVFSFGVFLPVFVDYFNASREITALVGSVAIALTFFNGFFSTTLVSWLGCRITALMGGAICAISLIVSSFVKNILLLLLTYSVLFGFGCSCTFAAGLIVIKQYFSKRKSIAAGVLTAGIGGGVLIMGPALEALTRAFNWQTTFLIIAGVNFFVSLFSITFDPNVEEDQKKEMEQAREERKHRSIISEIKTVFDVSIWTEPPVIAFFLPEALVAFGHFVPQIHLNRYCEELGISSEKAAELMIYRGLFSFSGRLLAGILCSHPKVDTFSVFQAAECTAGLSAIFMTVNPTYTSLIVCNIIYGLGDGFFFTCVNCLLLSVSPLKTATVLAWEMLLKSMFAASGSPLAGLLADKLGSYVVPFRVAGGITLAGAFIPFMLLFYKRTSQPTEILQQDDESQTLLK from the exons ATGACCATTTCTCAGTTGTTTTGCTCCACTGGTCCTCCTCACAAACGTGATAGTTTGTGGTCATGGCTGGTCTGTGCTTGCGCCACAATAACTTGGATATCAGCGCTGGGCTTCGTTTTTAGCTTCGGAGTCTTTCTGCCGGTGTTTGTGGATTATTTTAATGCTTCAAGAGAAATTACAG CATTGGTTGGTTCCGTAGCCATTGCATTAACTTTCTTCAACGGTTTCTTCTCAACTACTCTGGTCTCGTGGCTTGGATGTCGTATTACGGCTTTGATGGGAGGAGCAATTTGTGCCATCAGCTTGATAGTCAGTTCTTTTGTTAAGAATATATTACTTCTTCTACTCACCTACAGCGTTCTCTTTGGCTTCGGTTGCAGTTGTACATTTGCGGCTGGCTTAATTGTGATCAAACAGTACTTTAGCAAGAGAAAATCAATTGCCGCTGGTGTATTAACGGCTGGAATTGGCGGTGGGGTCCTCATAATGGGTCCTGCATTAGAGGCCCTAACAAGGGCCTTTAACTGGCAAACAACCTTTCTAATAATCGCGGGAGTTAATTTTTTCGTATCCTTGTTCTCAATAACCTTTGATCCTAACGTAGAAGAAGACCAGAAAAAGGAAATGGAACAAGCTAGAGAAGAGAGAAAACATCGAAGTATTATTTCTGAAATCAAAACTGTGTTTGATGTATCAATTTGGACAGAGCCTCCTGTCATTGCATTTTTTCTTCCAGAGGCCCTTGTGGCATTTGGCCATTTTGTTCCTCAGATTCATTTG aatcGCTATTGTGAGGAATTAGGAATTTCATCTGAAAAGGCAGCAGAACTGATGATTTACAGAGGTTTGTTCTCCTTCTCTGGTCGCTTGCTGGCCGGCATTTTGTGCAGCCATCCAAAAGTGGATACCTTCAGTGTTTTCCAAGCCGCAGAATGCACGGCTGGTTTGAGCGCGATTTTCATGACTGTAAATCCTACTTATACATCACTCATCGTCTGCAATATAATATACGGGCTCGGTGATGGCTTCTTCTTTACCTGTGTCAACTGCCTCCTTCTTTCTGTCAGCCCGCTGAAGACTGCTACTGTGCTCGCTTGGGAAATGCTGTTGAAATCGATGTTTGCGGCCAGCGGTTCTCCATTAGCCG GTCTGTTAGCTGACAAGCTGGGTTCCTATGTGGTTCCTTTCCGAGTAGCTGGTGGAATAACACTGGCCGGAGCCTTCATTCCCTTCATGCTGTTATTCTACAAAAGGACTTCTCAACCTACTGAAATTTTGCAGCAAGACGACGAAAGCCAGACGCTTCTGAagtga